One genomic segment of Hordeum vulgare subsp. vulgare chromosome 2H, MorexV3_pseudomolecules_assembly, whole genome shotgun sequence includes these proteins:
- the LOC123429689 gene encoding squidulin-like, whose amino-acid sequence MPIRGVPCAWTVEEFKSWLKQFDVDRDGKISKAELRQAIRRRGCWFATARAGRAVRRADRDHNGYVDDAELENLVAFAREHLGMNISAR is encoded by the coding sequence ATGCCGATAAGGGGCGTCCCGTGTGCGTGGACGGTGGAAGAATTCAAGAGCTGGCTGAAGCAGTTCGACGTGGACCGCGACGGCAAGATCAGCAAGGCCGAGCTCCGCCAGGCCATCCGCCGCCGGGGCTGCTGGTTCGCCACCGCTAGGGCCGGCCGCGCCGTCCGCCGCGCCGACAGAGACCACAACGGCTACGTCGACGACGCCGAGCTCGAGAACCTCGTCGCTTTCGCACGGGAACACCTCGGCATGAATATATCTGCCCGTTAG